A genome region from Arachis duranensis cultivar V14167 chromosome 6, aradu.V14167.gnm2.J7QH, whole genome shotgun sequence includes the following:
- the LOC107493312 gene encoding uncharacterized protein LOC107493312 isoform X1, which yields MMSCKAEVKEKMNSAAKPNRSNGNHLPKNVYHIGGLQVEFPYQPYGSQFAFMGRVISTLDRAQREGHCHALLESPTGTGKSLSLLCSSLAWQHRYKSQPKPPPPSEPLADPLVHGGGFLPEDDAVSSPSDNPELAEPEPAKKNQKKKAAPTIYYASRTHSQISQVIRELRKTTYRVPMAVLASRKHYCTNKNILGKENINEECKLLLKDQEIGCPEFKNAHKVKGHPSLQKGGCNEVHDIEDLIKVGHSVKGCSYYAARNMSDDAQLVFCPYSYIINPVIRGAMDLDIKGAILILDEAHNIEDITRDAGSADIQEDDFDKLQMELQQLCSVNAAIYQPLYEMAQGLTSWIERKKNNLDKRDFQHYVSCWTGDKALRELEEANISKQCFPILLECATKAIRIATDLETDKPHLSGMSVITLEGLFSSLTYFFSRNGSHMLDYQLALQRCVRKDAVRAFGNWTHTFSLWCLNPAVVFRDVADLSLSIILTSGTLSPMSSFSSELGVQFETNLEAPHVIDICTQVWPAVISTGPGNYPLNASYKTADGYAFQDAVGRSLEEIFNIVPGGCLVFFPSYKLMEKLCNRWTETGQWSRLNAKKPLYVEPRAGGQDDFETTLKGYYDSIHHGKKPGARRKRRIKEVDSNHSHPVDSQEGFEKGGAALLGVCRGKVSEGIDFSDDNARVVIIVGIPFPNINDIQVSLKKKYNDMYKSSKNLLSGSEWYCHQAFRALNQAAGRCIRHKLDYGAIILLDERLREERSRAFISKWLRRNLKVYDNFELSIEGLKSFFEDAKEWHAMNTVNVKQNLSLHTDGVNIKSQNKRFTRKKNQKLNKSCNGFEKEGSIIEDHGSFPVLSCQDLVDSQPSAQGNSNKYNCEAHINPQICNPTEERFNRDLFVASTLGECSSIKEIPCIDVNSDPGSPGFSKDDNSVSTIIEASAQFSNHLSSVSLCLPDGSKNSSGLHSSITVTPEKNIARNNIPETESPVNTSVNSHYQKRRKTMLSPFITEVENLNYITPCANTLMTYTKSSLDVREEAHGIEHVWERNSKSNIPELPTSSLPSSCSLTFPLRDRRLQLFCLLCKNPLGRPENNLYLTCSLISSSKVHLRTLLKQRTKAYATETSNSIPVILTDSSFVDQRIRTGSALEQGIWCVEDGCVFSSVLCPFCSDRNNLLGVQIIATNSSNIQLLEKILFYYDSLEVKSYEESASGVSKDVDLKPVNVNDRGMNGTAVLSSIDKYSYVPRPKISEQQKLRGLPSEENQS from the exons ATGATGTCGTGCAAAGCGGAAGTAAAGGAGAAAATGAACTCTGCAGCAAAACCTAACAGGAGCAATGGCAATCATCTCCCGAAGAATGTGTACCACATCGGAGGCCTGCAGGTGGAGTTTCCGTACCAACCGTACGGGTCCCAGTTTGCATTCATGGGGAGAGTGATCTCCACCCTCGACCGGGCTCAGAGGGAAGGCCACTGCCACGCCTTGCTCGAGTCTCCAACTGGCACCGGCAAGTCCCTCTCCCTCCTCTGTTCCTCTCTCGCCTGGCAGCACCGTTACAAATCCCAACCCAAGCCCCCTCCGCCTTCCGAGCCACTTGCCGATCCTCTCGTCCACGGCGGCGGCTTTCTTCCCGAGGATGATGCCGTTTCTTCTC CATCCGATAATCCGGAGCTCGCAGAACCCGAACCAGCCAAAAAAAATCAGAAGAAAAAGGCCGCTCCTACTATATATTATGCCTC GAGAACTCACTCACAAATCTCTCAAGTCATTCGTGAACTGCGGAAAACTACATACAGGGTGCCGATGGCTGTATTG GCATCACGGAAACATTACTGCacgaataaaaatatacttggCAAAGAGAACATCAATGAAGAATG TAAACTACTTCTGAAAGACCAGGAGATAGGGTGTCCAGAATTCAA AAATGCACATAAAGTCAAAGGACATCCCTCTCTTCAGAAAGGAGGATGTAATGAGGTGCATGACATAGAAGATCTTATAAAAGTTGGACATTCAGTGAAAG GTTGCTCCTATTATGCTGCACGTAATATGTCAGATGATGCGCAGCTGGTATTTTGTCCTTATAGCTACATCATTAATCCTGTCATTCGGGGAGCAATGGACTTAGATATTAAAGGAGCTATACTGATTCTTGATGAAGCTCA CAATATAGAGGACATCACTCGAGATGCTGGCAGCGCGGATATTCAAGAGGATGATTTTGATA AACTGCAAATGGAGCTGCAGCAACTATGTTCTGTAAATGCTGCAATATACCAACCACTATATGAAATGGCACAG GGTCTTACTAGTTGGATAGAACGGAAGAAAAATAACCTAGACAAGCGTGATTTTCAGCACTATGTGTCATG TTGGACTGGTGATAAGGCATTGAGAGaacttgaagaagcaaatatcTCAAAACAGTGCTTCCCAATCTTACTAGAATGTGCTACTAAG GCAATCAGAATTGCTACGGACTTGGAGACAGATAAGCCACATTTAAGTGGCATGTCAGTGATAACATTGGAAG GTTTATTCTCATCACTAACTTATTTCTTCTCAAGAAACGGATCTCACATGTTGGATTACCAGCTTGCTCTGCAGCGATGTGTTAGAAAAGATGCTG TAAGAGCTTTTGGAAACTGGACACACACTTTCAGCTTGTGGTGCTTGAATCCAGCTGTTGTGTTTAGAGATGTTGCTGATCTTTCTTTATCGATTATCTTGACTTCTGG GACTCTATCGCCGATGAGTTCCTTTTCTTCTGAGCTTGGAGTTCAGTTTGAAACTAATCTTGAAGCCCCCCATGTAATTGACATTTGCACACAG GTGTGGCCTGCTGTAATCTCCACTGGTCCTGGTAATTATCCTTTGAATGCAAGTTATAAAACGGCAGATGGATATGCCTTTCAG GATGCAGTTGGAAGATCTTTAGAAGAAATCTTCAACATTGTTCCAGGTGGATGTCTTGTGTTCTTCCCAAGTTATAAATTGATGGAGAAATTATGCAACCGTTGGACTGAAACAGGTCAATGGTCTCGACTAAATGCAAAAAAGCCCCTTTATGTTG AACCACGAGCTGGAGGCCAAGATGATTTTGAGACTACCTTAAAAGGGTATTATGACTCGATTCATCATGGGAAAAAGCCTGGTGCGCGAAGGAAAAGAAGGATTAAAGAAGTTGATTCAAATCACTCCCATCCGGTTGATTCCCAAGAGGGTTTTGAGAAAGGAGGAGCTGCTTTACTTGGTGTTTGCCGTGGAAAG GTTTCTGAAGGAATTGATTTCTCTGATGATAATGCCAGAGTAGTT ATTATTGTTGGTATTCCATTTCCCAACAT AAATGATATTCAAGTTTctctaaagaaaaaatataatgatatgTACAAATCATCCAAAAATCTTCTCAGCGGAAGTGAGTGGTATTGTCACCAAGCATTCCGTGCTTTAAATCAAGCAGCAG GCCGTTGTATACGACATAAGCTTGACTATGGGGCAATAATCCTTTTGG ATGAACGTCTTCGTGAAGAAAGAAGTAGAGCATTCATTTCGAAGTGGCTAAGAAGAAACCTAAAGGTTTATGACAACTTCGAATTATCAATAGAAGGACTAAAATCATTCTTTGAGGATGCCAAG GAATGGCATGCAATGAATACAGTGAATGTCAAACAGAATTTGAGCTTACATACTGATGGTGTCAATATCAAGAGTCAGAATAAGAGAttcacaagaaagaaaaatcagaaactTAACAAATCTTGCAATGGATTTGAGAAAGAAGGGTCAATTATTGAGGACCATGGCTCTTTTCCTGTACTAAGCTGTCAAGATCTTGTTGACAGTCAACCATCAGCTCAAGGGAATAGTAACAAATACAATTGTGAAGCCCATATAAACCCACAAATCTGTAATCCGACGGAGGAAAG GTTCAATCGGGATTTATTTGTTGCATCCACGCTTGGAGAATGCTCCTCCATCAAGGAAATCCCTTGTATAGATGTTAACAGTGATCCAGGTAGCCCTGGTTTCTCTAAGGATGATAACTCTGTTTCCACCATAATTGAGGCCTCTGCTCAATTTTCAAATCACTTGTCAAGCGTATCATTGTGTTTACCTGATGGAAGTAAAAATTCCTCAGGGCTTCACTCTTCAATAACTGTTACTCCTGAAAAGAATATAGCTAGAAATAATATTCCTGAAACGGAATCACCTGTGAATACAAGTGTTAATTCTCACTACCAGAAAAGGAGGAAGACCATGCTCTCACCATTTATCACAGAGgtagaaaatttaaattatattacacCTTGTGCCAACACTCTTATGACATACACAAAAAGCTCGTTGGATGTTAGAGAGGAAGCTCATGGAATTGAACATGTTTGGGAGAGAAATTCGAAGTCAAATATTCCTGAGTTACCAACAAGTAGTCTACCTAGTTCATGTTCGTTAACTTTCCCTTTACGGGATAGAAGGTTACAACTTTTTTGTTTACTCTGCAAAAACCCATTGGGCCGACCTGAAAACAATCTGTATCTCACGTGTTCCTTGATTTCCTCATCAAAAGTCCACTTAAGAACCCTTTTGAAACAGAGAACGAAAGCTTATGCTACTGAGACATCAAATAGTATACCCGTTATTCTAACCGATTCTTCATTTGTTGATCAACGTATCCGCACTGGCAGTGCACTGGAACAGGGTATTTGGTGTGTGGAAGATGGGTGTGTCTTCAGCTCTGTTCTCTGCCCCTTCTGCAGTGACCGCAACAATTTACTAGGAGTTCAGATCATTGCAACTAATTCATCAAATATTCAGTTACTTGAAAAG ATACTGTTTTACTATGATTCTTTAGAGGTGAAGAGCTATGAGGAATCAGCGTCTGGTGTTTCCAAGGATGTG GATTTGAAGCCAGTTAATGTGAATGATCGAGGCATGAATGGAACTGCTGTCTTAAGTTCCATCGACAAGTATTCGTATGTTCCCCGGCCAAAGATTTCAGAA CAGCAGAAACTAAGGGGCTTGCCTTCTGAGGAAAACCAAAGTTGA